From the Anabas testudineus chromosome 23, fAnaTes1.2, whole genome shotgun sequence genome, one window contains:
- the zmp:0000000711 gene encoding tubby-related protein 3 isoform X2, which produces MSYYSIRPSSSASFSSHSTASGIEDDGAGLMQQKLEKQRALLEQKQRRKRQEPLMVQPNTEARPRRSRTRRGEEQAPLVESQLSIVNDVIMDGIDGPAAFLGSEAPDLGTKIQILSVNQSQTQTQSQSQFQSQSQSQPQSPAAEDPERDGDTETLLEPKTDIHELLQKQGLSGSMNFDEASEQEDNAEEERPRSLSPHTDTTRPSSAASGKDVPEVGTPTSPAAESSLIDVTNPEEFVLRPAPRGVTVKCRITRDKKGMDRGLYPTYFMHMEREDGKRVFLLAGRKRKKSKTSNYLISVDATDLSREGESFIGKLRSNLMGTKFTVYDNGTNPCKNAGALLEESNTRQELAAICYETNVLGFKGPRKMTVIIPGMNMNFERVPVRPQNEQESLISRWQNHSLDNLIELHNKAPVWNDDTQSYVLNFHGRVTQASVKNFQIVHDNDPDYIVMQFGRVAEDVFTLDYNYPMCALQAFAIGLSSFDSKLACE; this is translated from the exons CCAGCTTCTCCTCTCACTCAACAGCAAG TGGCATTGAAGATGATGGTGCTGGTCTAATGCAGCAGAAGCTGGAAAAACAG AGGGCACTTCTGGaacagaagcagaggaggaagcgTCAGGAACCCCTGATGGTCCAACCCAACACAGAGGCTCGGCCCCGGCGCTCCAGGACACGCCGAGGCGAGGAGCAGGCCCCCTTGGTGGAGTCGCAACTCAGTATCGTCAACGATGTCATCATGGATG GTATTGATGGCCCAGCAGCCTTCCTGGGATCAGAAGCCCCTGATCTGGGAACAAAAATTCAAATCCTGTCTGTGAACCAATCCCAGACCCAAACCCAGTCCCAGTCCCAGtttcagtctcagtctcagtctcagcCTCAGTCACCTGCTGCTGAGGATcctgagagagatggagacacagagacactgctGGAGCCCAAGACAGATATCCATGAACTTCTGCAGAAACAAG GTCTGTCTGGCAGTATGAACTTCGATGAAGCCAGTGAACAGGAGGACAATGCAGAGGAGGAACGGCCACGCTCTCTATCCCCCCACACAGACACCACCAGACCTTCCTCTGCTGCCAGTGGAAAAGACGTTCCA GAGGTTGGAACCCCAACATCACCGGCAGCAGAGAGCTCACTAATTGATGTGACCAATCCTGAGGAATTTGTCCTGCGTCCAGCTCCACGTGGTGTCACTGTTAAATGTCGAATCACCCGGGATAAGAAGGGTATGGACCGCGGCCTCTACCCCACCTACTTCATGCACATGGAAAGAGAAGATGGCAAGAGG GTGTTTCTATTGGCAGGACGAAAGCGGAAGAAGAGTAAGACATCAAATTACCTAATTTCGGTAGATGCCACTGACCTGTcgcgagagggagagagcttCATTGGTAAACTGAG GTCCAACCTCATGGGGACTAAATTCACAGTGTATGACAATGGCACCAACCCCTGCAAAAACGCCGGCGCTCTGCTTGAAGAGAGCAACACGCGGCAGGAGCTGGCTGCTATCTGCTAT GAAACCAATGTGCTGGGATTCAAAGGACCACGTAAAATGACTGTAATCATTCCAGGCATGAATATGAACTTTGAGAGAGTCCCAGTAAGACCTCAAAAT GAGCAGGAGAGCCTCATTAGCAGGTGGCAGAATCACTCTCTTGACAACCTCATAGAGTTACACAACAAAGCCCCGGTGTGGAACGACGACACCCAGTCTTATGTGCTGAACTTTCATGGTCGCGTGACTCAAGCTTCAGTTAAGAACTTTCAGATAGTTCACGACAACGACC CTGACTACATTGTCATGCAGTTTGGAAGAGTGGCTGAAGACGTCTTCACTCTGGACTACAACTACCCAATGTGTGCCCTTCAAGCCTTTGCCATTGGCCTGTCGAGCTTTGACAGCAAGTTGGCCTGTGAATGA
- the zmp:0000000711 gene encoding tubby-related protein 3 isoform X1: protein MDVLMVSSTVKHMRRPSSSASFSSHSTASGIEDDGAGLMQQKLEKQRALLEQKQRRKRQEPLMVQPNTEARPRRSRTRRGEEQAPLVESQLSIVNDVIMDGIDGPAAFLGSEAPDLGTKIQILSVNQSQTQTQSQSQFQSQSQSQPQSPAAEDPERDGDTETLLEPKTDIHELLQKQGLSGSMNFDEASEQEDNAEEERPRSLSPHTDTTRPSSAASGKDVPEVGTPTSPAAESSLIDVTNPEEFVLRPAPRGVTVKCRITRDKKGMDRGLYPTYFMHMEREDGKRVFLLAGRKRKKSKTSNYLISVDATDLSREGESFIGKLRSNLMGTKFTVYDNGTNPCKNAGALLEESNTRQELAAICYETNVLGFKGPRKMTVIIPGMNMNFERVPVRPQNEQESLISRWQNHSLDNLIELHNKAPVWNDDTQSYVLNFHGRVTQASVKNFQIVHDNDPDYIVMQFGRVAEDVFTLDYNYPMCALQAFAIGLSSFDSKLACE, encoded by the exons CCAGCTTCTCCTCTCACTCAACAGCAAG TGGCATTGAAGATGATGGTGCTGGTCTAATGCAGCAGAAGCTGGAAAAACAG AGGGCACTTCTGGaacagaagcagaggaggaagcgTCAGGAACCCCTGATGGTCCAACCCAACACAGAGGCTCGGCCCCGGCGCTCCAGGACACGCCGAGGCGAGGAGCAGGCCCCCTTGGTGGAGTCGCAACTCAGTATCGTCAACGATGTCATCATGGATG GTATTGATGGCCCAGCAGCCTTCCTGGGATCAGAAGCCCCTGATCTGGGAACAAAAATTCAAATCCTGTCTGTGAACCAATCCCAGACCCAAACCCAGTCCCAGTCCCAGtttcagtctcagtctcagtctcagcCTCAGTCACCTGCTGCTGAGGATcctgagagagatggagacacagagacactgctGGAGCCCAAGACAGATATCCATGAACTTCTGCAGAAACAAG GTCTGTCTGGCAGTATGAACTTCGATGAAGCCAGTGAACAGGAGGACAATGCAGAGGAGGAACGGCCACGCTCTCTATCCCCCCACACAGACACCACCAGACCTTCCTCTGCTGCCAGTGGAAAAGACGTTCCA GAGGTTGGAACCCCAACATCACCGGCAGCAGAGAGCTCACTAATTGATGTGACCAATCCTGAGGAATTTGTCCTGCGTCCAGCTCCACGTGGTGTCACTGTTAAATGTCGAATCACCCGGGATAAGAAGGGTATGGACCGCGGCCTCTACCCCACCTACTTCATGCACATGGAAAGAGAAGATGGCAAGAGG GTGTTTCTATTGGCAGGACGAAAGCGGAAGAAGAGTAAGACATCAAATTACCTAATTTCGGTAGATGCCACTGACCTGTcgcgagagggagagagcttCATTGGTAAACTGAG GTCCAACCTCATGGGGACTAAATTCACAGTGTATGACAATGGCACCAACCCCTGCAAAAACGCCGGCGCTCTGCTTGAAGAGAGCAACACGCGGCAGGAGCTGGCTGCTATCTGCTAT GAAACCAATGTGCTGGGATTCAAAGGACCACGTAAAATGACTGTAATCATTCCAGGCATGAATATGAACTTTGAGAGAGTCCCAGTAAGACCTCAAAAT GAGCAGGAGAGCCTCATTAGCAGGTGGCAGAATCACTCTCTTGACAACCTCATAGAGTTACACAACAAAGCCCCGGTGTGGAACGACGACACCCAGTCTTATGTGCTGAACTTTCATGGTCGCGTGACTCAAGCTTCAGTTAAGAACTTTCAGATAGTTCACGACAACGACC CTGACTACATTGTCATGCAGTTTGGAAGAGTGGCTGAAGACGTCTTCACTCTGGACTACAACTACCCAATGTGTGCCCTTCAAGCCTTTGCCATTGGCCTGTCGAGCTTTGACAGCAAGTTGGCCTGTGAATGA
- the trim35-14 gene encoding tripartite motif-containing protein 35 — translation MAGRLSLPEVDLSCPICCEIFKDPVVLKCSHSFCALCLQKYWTQRGRNRDCPLCRTQSLDEPVPSLTLRNLCESLIQDGEEAAGELYCEPGEVCPLHGEKLKLFCLQDKEPICVVCHTSRKHKQHDCCPVSEAIVDVKEKMKSTLSSLQEKRDTFNKMRKNYEDTVAHIQVQAQFVERRTHEEFQKLHSFLQVEEEARMEELRREEEQKSRQMRHKIEEMERNITSVSVSIRALEEEMALEGISVLHKCKRTLASVIDPVEDEVVAPGALIDVGKYVGSLSFQVWEKMHKMVKYTPVTLDPNTAAPWLILSDDLTSVCDSDDKQKLPDNPERFDPDTAVLGCEGFTSGKHAWDVNVGDNTAWVVGVAKESVKKKEKVSSVLINGYLCVYFYHKMYFAGTSPLTRLNLKSNPQRIRVMLDCDKGKVYFYNPQDNTHIYTFKHAITEKVFPYFWVGCQQCPLTVEPLEVSVKAVEYF, via the exons ATGGCTGGCAGGCTCTCGCTCCCAGAGGTGGACCTCTCCTGTCCCATATGCTGCGAAATCTTCAAGGACCCCGTGGTCCTCAAGTGCAGCCACAGCTTCTGTGCACTCTGTCTGCAGAAGTACTGGACCCAACGAGGCCGCAACCGCGACTGCCCTCTGTGCAGAACCCAGAGTCTGGATGAGCCAGTGCCCAGTCTCACCCTGAGGAACCTGTGTGAGTCTTTAATCCAGGACGGTGAGGAGGCAGCAGGGGAGCTGTACTGTGAGCCAGGGGAGGTGTGCCCCCTTCACGGGGAGAAGCTTAAGCTTTTTTGCCTGCAGGACAAGGAGCCCATCTGCGTGGTTTGTCACACCTCAAGGAAGCACAAACAGCACGATTGTTGCCCTGTCAGTGAGGCCATTGTAGATGTGAAG GAGAAAATGAAGTCCACCCTCAGCTCTCTACAGGAAAAGAGGGACACTTTTaacaaaatgaggaaaaactatGAGGACACGGTGGCGCACATTCAG GTTCAGGCTCAATTTGTGGAAAGGCGGACCCATGAGGAGTTTCAAAAGCTTCACAGTTTCCTTCAAGTCGAGGAGGAAGCCAGGATGGAGGAGCTGCgaagggaggaggagcagaagagtCGACAGATGAGGCACAAGATTGAAGAAATGGAACGAAATATAACGTCCGTGTCTGTGTCCATCAGAGCCTTAGAAGAGGAGATGGCTTTAGAGGGCATCTCTGTCCTTCAT AAATGCAAGAGGACGCTggcaag tgttattgATCCAGTTGAAGATGAAGTTGTGGCTCCAGGAGCACTCATAGATGTGGGCAAATACGTGGGTTCGCTCTCATTCCAAGTATGGGAGAAGATGCATAAAATGGTCAAATACA CCCCAGTCACTCTGGATCCCAACACTGCTGCCCCGTGGCTCATCCTGTCAGACGACCTCACCAGCGTCTGCGACAGCGACGACAAACAGAAGCTGCCCGACAACCCAGAGAGATTCGACCCTGACACGGCCGTTCTCGGCTGCGAGGGCTTCACCTCAGGAAAGCACGCCTGGGACGTCAACGTGGGAGATAATACAGCATGGGTTGTCGGCGTGGCTAAAGAATCTGtcaagaaaaaagagaaagtgtctTCAGTGCTGATAAATGGATACTTGTGTGTGTACTTTTACCACAAAATGTACTTTGCAGGTACATCTCCATTAACGCGCCTTAACCTGAAGAGCAACCCGCAGAGAATCAGGGTGATGCTGGACTGTGACAAAGGCAAAGTGTATTTCTACAACCcacaggacaacacacacatctatacCTTCAAGCACGCCATCACTGAGAAAGTCTTTCCGTACTTCTGGGTGGGCTGTCAGCAGTGTCCTTTGACTGTCGAACCACTGGAGGTTTCTGTGAAAGCTGTTGAGTATTTTTGA
- the LOC113164287 gene encoding protein mono-ADP-ribosyltransferase TIPARP-like isoform X1, translating into MNPFDLHLLLSGFSLTCRKLKMAHDSSTRGAKRKMAASFPDPSSRSFKVSLLSSSLLLLEIPPGTNTSLPVWDAIRSQQVDISWTVEPYSISVHFTPVTSTQGKSTTSGESTSVAETSALPSVILNPQIQPTTQGNGTSPNTSCVLISLPKNSTQFLLCPPRQPQATPPKSGTVMPTQAQPAHQLSIPKMQALSKTPVPSPFHTKNSSEVRICDRFLLNMCQEGDKCKMHHTPFPFHWQLWCVTTHQWVSISTHSQVLLERIYCDVSHDVVHINDGNVHYSLNLDSMELDDSSKYDAVRRLTTSDKNPYFPSTWKTYWWNGLVWKEYNKNVSNLLLRKMREKKSECFFQINAQEYKLDFTRMTQIHVNSGLERRVRCRPIYRSPESMLPYLHTGIITNSPDATRDPPGANFSVDPLEEFSSWYPPVWCLPSEDDYKLVTVPAGTQAYCTVRNLFCEGMPETKVDIISIQQVQNLLHWDKYQRHKAHMQKQNTKSKEPLERHLFHGTTEKASRNICHNNFDPRVAGVNGASNGFGSYFATTASYSNSYSAKEGPAEIRHMFLAKVLVGRVCLGKHNYRRPPPVTSMKKHYCLYDSCVDNMEKPTMFVVFDSCQCYPYYLIKYRDIPKEIDI; encoded by the exons ATGAACCCGTTTGACCTCCACCTGCTTCTTTCTGGATTCTCTTTAACATGTAGGAAGTTGAAGATGGCTCATGATTCATCCACCAGAGGAGCCAAGAGAAAGATGGCAGCCAGTTTCCCAGACCCCTCATCCAGATCCTTCAAAGTCTCCCTGCTGAGctcgtctctcctcctcctggaAATCCCTCCTGGCACCAACACCAGCCTCCCGGTGTGGGACGCCATCAGGTCCCAGCAAGTTGACATCAGCTGGACCGTGGAGCCGTACAGCATCAGTGTTCATTTCACCCCCGTCACCTCTACGCAGGGAAAGAGCACAACATCTGGAGAAAGCACCAGCGTAGCGGAGACCTCAGCGCTTCCTTCTGTCATCCTGAACCCTCAGATCCAGCCCACCACCCAGGGGAACGGGACCTCGCCGAACACCTCATGTGTCCTGATCAGCTTGCCCAAAAACAGCACCCAGTTCCTTCTGTGCCCTCCACGTCAACCACAGGCAACACCTCCAAAGTCAGGCACCGTCATGCCCACACAAGCCCAGCCTGCCCATCAGCTGAGCATCCCGAAGATGCAAGCCCTGTCCAAAACACCTGTGCCCTCACCTTTCCACACCAAGAACTCCTCTGAAGTCCGGATCTGTGACAGATTCCTGTTAAATATGTGTCAGGAAGGGGACAAGTGTAAGATGCACCACACGCCCTTCCCGTTCCACTGGCAGCTGTGGTGTGTGACCACCCACCAGTGGGTCAGCATCTCCACTCACTCGCAGGTCTTACTAGAGAGGATCTACTGCGATGTCAGCCACGACGTTGTTCACATTAACGATGG AAATGTCCACTACAGTCTGAACCTTGACTCGATGGAGTTGGACGATTCATCTAAATATGACGCCGTGAGACGACTGACAACCTCTGATAAGAACCCCTACTTTCCCAGCACCTGGAAAACCTACTGGTGGAACGGCCTCGTCTGGAAAGAGTACAACAAG AATGTGTCCAACTTGCTGCTGAGGAAAATGCGTGAAAAGAAATCTGAGTGTTTCTTTCAAATCAACGCACAAGAATACAAGCTGGACTTCACCAGGATGACCCAGATTCATGTCAACTCAGGGTTGGAGAGAAGAGTTCGCTGCAGACCGATCTACCGCTCCCCTGAGTCCATGCTGCCGTACCTACA CACGGGAATCATCACTAATTCCCCCGATGCGACCAGGGATCCTCCAGGAGCAAACTTCAGCGTGGACCCGCTGGAGGAGTTTAGCTCCTGGTATCCTCCAGTGTGGTGTCTGCCCTCAGAGGACGACTACAAACTGGTGACTGTTCCAGCAGGGACACAGGCGTACTGCACAGTCCGAAACCTTTTCTGCGAGGGCATGCCAGAGACCAAAGTGGACATCATCAGCATCCAACAGGTCCAGAACCTGCTCCACTGGGACAAGTACCAAAG GCACAAAGCCCACATGCAGAAGCAGAACACCAAGTCCAAGGAGCCGCTGGAGAGACATCTCTTCCACGGGACAACTGAAAAGGCCTCAAGAAACATCTGCCACAACAACTTTGACCCTCGCGTTGCAGGAGTCAACGGAGCATCCAACGGTTTTGGCTCATACTTCGCCACCACCGCCTCCTACTCCAACAGCTACTCAGCTAAGGAGGGGCCAGCGGAGATTCGCCACATGTTCCTGGCCAAAGTTCTGGTGGGGCGGGTGTGTTTGGGAAAGCACAACTACCGCCGCCCACCTCCCGTCACCTCCATGAAGAAGCACTATTGTCTTTATGATTCCTGCGTGGACAACATGGAGAAACCCACcatgtttgtagtttttgaTAGCTGTCAGTGTTACCCATACTACCTGATCAAGTACAGAGACATACCCAAAGAGATTGATATTTGA
- the zmp:0000000711 gene encoding tubby-related protein 3 isoform X4 encodes MSMERRALLEQKQRRKRQEPLMVQPNTEARPRRSRTRRGEEQAPLVESQLSIVNDVIMDGIDGPAAFLGSEAPDLGTKIQILSVNQSQTQTQSQSQFQSQSQSQPQSPAAEDPERDGDTETLLEPKTDIHELLQKQGLSGSMNFDEASEQEDNAEEERPRSLSPHTDTTRPSSAASGKDVPEVGTPTSPAAESSLIDVTNPEEFVLRPAPRGVTVKCRITRDKKGMDRGLYPTYFMHMEREDGKRVFLLAGRKRKKSKTSNYLISVDATDLSREGESFIGKLRSNLMGTKFTVYDNGTNPCKNAGALLEESNTRQELAAICYETNVLGFKGPRKMTVIIPGMNMNFERVPVRPQNEQESLISRWQNHSLDNLIELHNKAPVWNDDTQSYVLNFHGRVTQASVKNFQIVHDNDPDYIVMQFGRVAEDVFTLDYNYPMCALQAFAIGLSSFDSKLACE; translated from the exons ATGTCAATGGAACGG AGGGCACTTCTGGaacagaagcagaggaggaagcgTCAGGAACCCCTGATGGTCCAACCCAACACAGAGGCTCGGCCCCGGCGCTCCAGGACACGCCGAGGCGAGGAGCAGGCCCCCTTGGTGGAGTCGCAACTCAGTATCGTCAACGATGTCATCATGGATG GTATTGATGGCCCAGCAGCCTTCCTGGGATCAGAAGCCCCTGATCTGGGAACAAAAATTCAAATCCTGTCTGTGAACCAATCCCAGACCCAAACCCAGTCCCAGTCCCAGtttcagtctcagtctcagtctcagcCTCAGTCACCTGCTGCTGAGGATcctgagagagatggagacacagagacactgctGGAGCCCAAGACAGATATCCATGAACTTCTGCAGAAACAAG GTCTGTCTGGCAGTATGAACTTCGATGAAGCCAGTGAACAGGAGGACAATGCAGAGGAGGAACGGCCACGCTCTCTATCCCCCCACACAGACACCACCAGACCTTCCTCTGCTGCCAGTGGAAAAGACGTTCCA GAGGTTGGAACCCCAACATCACCGGCAGCAGAGAGCTCACTAATTGATGTGACCAATCCTGAGGAATTTGTCCTGCGTCCAGCTCCACGTGGTGTCACTGTTAAATGTCGAATCACCCGGGATAAGAAGGGTATGGACCGCGGCCTCTACCCCACCTACTTCATGCACATGGAAAGAGAAGATGGCAAGAGG GTGTTTCTATTGGCAGGACGAAAGCGGAAGAAGAGTAAGACATCAAATTACCTAATTTCGGTAGATGCCACTGACCTGTcgcgagagggagagagcttCATTGGTAAACTGAG GTCCAACCTCATGGGGACTAAATTCACAGTGTATGACAATGGCACCAACCCCTGCAAAAACGCCGGCGCTCTGCTTGAAGAGAGCAACACGCGGCAGGAGCTGGCTGCTATCTGCTAT GAAACCAATGTGCTGGGATTCAAAGGACCACGTAAAATGACTGTAATCATTCCAGGCATGAATATGAACTTTGAGAGAGTCCCAGTAAGACCTCAAAAT GAGCAGGAGAGCCTCATTAGCAGGTGGCAGAATCACTCTCTTGACAACCTCATAGAGTTACACAACAAAGCCCCGGTGTGGAACGACGACACCCAGTCTTATGTGCTGAACTTTCATGGTCGCGTGACTCAAGCTTCAGTTAAGAACTTTCAGATAGTTCACGACAACGACC CTGACTACATTGTCATGCAGTTTGGAAGAGTGGCTGAAGACGTCTTCACTCTGGACTACAACTACCCAATGTGTGCCCTTCAAGCCTTTGCCATTGGCCTGTCGAGCTTTGACAGCAAGTTGGCCTGTGAATGA
- the zmp:0000000711 gene encoding tubby-related protein 3 isoform X3: MQQKLEKQRALLEQKQRRKRQEPLMVQPNTEARPRRSRTRRGEEQAPLVESQLSIVNDVIMDGIDGPAAFLGSEAPDLGTKIQILSVNQSQTQTQSQSQFQSQSQSQPQSPAAEDPERDGDTETLLEPKTDIHELLQKQGLSGSMNFDEASEQEDNAEEERPRSLSPHTDTTRPSSAASGKDVPEVGTPTSPAAESSLIDVTNPEEFVLRPAPRGVTVKCRITRDKKGMDRGLYPTYFMHMEREDGKRVFLLAGRKRKKSKTSNYLISVDATDLSREGESFIGKLRSNLMGTKFTVYDNGTNPCKNAGALLEESNTRQELAAICYETNVLGFKGPRKMTVIIPGMNMNFERVPVRPQNEQESLISRWQNHSLDNLIELHNKAPVWNDDTQSYVLNFHGRVTQASVKNFQIVHDNDPDYIVMQFGRVAEDVFTLDYNYPMCALQAFAIGLSSFDSKLACE, from the exons ATGCAGCAGAAGCTGGAAAAACAG AGGGCACTTCTGGaacagaagcagaggaggaagcgTCAGGAACCCCTGATGGTCCAACCCAACACAGAGGCTCGGCCCCGGCGCTCCAGGACACGCCGAGGCGAGGAGCAGGCCCCCTTGGTGGAGTCGCAACTCAGTATCGTCAACGATGTCATCATGGATG GTATTGATGGCCCAGCAGCCTTCCTGGGATCAGAAGCCCCTGATCTGGGAACAAAAATTCAAATCCTGTCTGTGAACCAATCCCAGACCCAAACCCAGTCCCAGTCCCAGtttcagtctcagtctcagtctcagcCTCAGTCACCTGCTGCTGAGGATcctgagagagatggagacacagagacactgctGGAGCCCAAGACAGATATCCATGAACTTCTGCAGAAACAAG GTCTGTCTGGCAGTATGAACTTCGATGAAGCCAGTGAACAGGAGGACAATGCAGAGGAGGAACGGCCACGCTCTCTATCCCCCCACACAGACACCACCAGACCTTCCTCTGCTGCCAGTGGAAAAGACGTTCCA GAGGTTGGAACCCCAACATCACCGGCAGCAGAGAGCTCACTAATTGATGTGACCAATCCTGAGGAATTTGTCCTGCGTCCAGCTCCACGTGGTGTCACTGTTAAATGTCGAATCACCCGGGATAAGAAGGGTATGGACCGCGGCCTCTACCCCACCTACTTCATGCACATGGAAAGAGAAGATGGCAAGAGG GTGTTTCTATTGGCAGGACGAAAGCGGAAGAAGAGTAAGACATCAAATTACCTAATTTCGGTAGATGCCACTGACCTGTcgcgagagggagagagcttCATTGGTAAACTGAG GTCCAACCTCATGGGGACTAAATTCACAGTGTATGACAATGGCACCAACCCCTGCAAAAACGCCGGCGCTCTGCTTGAAGAGAGCAACACGCGGCAGGAGCTGGCTGCTATCTGCTAT GAAACCAATGTGCTGGGATTCAAAGGACCACGTAAAATGACTGTAATCATTCCAGGCATGAATATGAACTTTGAGAGAGTCCCAGTAAGACCTCAAAAT GAGCAGGAGAGCCTCATTAGCAGGTGGCAGAATCACTCTCTTGACAACCTCATAGAGTTACACAACAAAGCCCCGGTGTGGAACGACGACACCCAGTCTTATGTGCTGAACTTTCATGGTCGCGTGACTCAAGCTTCAGTTAAGAACTTTCAGATAGTTCACGACAACGACC CTGACTACATTGTCATGCAGTTTGGAAGAGTGGCTGAAGACGTCTTCACTCTGGACTACAACTACCCAATGTGTGCCCTTCAAGCCTTTGCCATTGGCCTGTCGAGCTTTGACAGCAAGTTGGCCTGTGAATGA
- the LOC113164287 gene encoding protein mono-ADP-ribosyltransferase TIPARP-like isoform X2 translates to MAHDSSTRGAKRKMAASFPDPSSRSFKVSLLSSSLLLLEIPPGTNTSLPVWDAIRSQQVDISWTVEPYSISVHFTPVTSTQGKSTTSGESTSVAETSALPSVILNPQIQPTTQGNGTSPNTSCVLISLPKNSTQFLLCPPRQPQATPPKSGTVMPTQAQPAHQLSIPKMQALSKTPVPSPFHTKNSSEVRICDRFLLNMCQEGDKCKMHHTPFPFHWQLWCVTTHQWVSISTHSQVLLERIYCDVSHDVVHINDGNVHYSLNLDSMELDDSSKYDAVRRLTTSDKNPYFPSTWKTYWWNGLVWKEYNKNVSNLLLRKMREKKSECFFQINAQEYKLDFTRMTQIHVNSGLERRVRCRPIYRSPESMLPYLHTGIITNSPDATRDPPGANFSVDPLEEFSSWYPPVWCLPSEDDYKLVTVPAGTQAYCTVRNLFCEGMPETKVDIISIQQVQNLLHWDKYQRHKAHMQKQNTKSKEPLERHLFHGTTEKASRNICHNNFDPRVAGVNGASNGFGSYFATTASYSNSYSAKEGPAEIRHMFLAKVLVGRVCLGKHNYRRPPPVTSMKKHYCLYDSCVDNMEKPTMFVVFDSCQCYPYYLIKYRDIPKEIDI, encoded by the exons ATGGCTCATGATTCATCCACCAGAGGAGCCAAGAGAAAGATGGCAGCCAGTTTCCCAGACCCCTCATCCAGATCCTTCAAAGTCTCCCTGCTGAGctcgtctctcctcctcctggaAATCCCTCCTGGCACCAACACCAGCCTCCCGGTGTGGGACGCCATCAGGTCCCAGCAAGTTGACATCAGCTGGACCGTGGAGCCGTACAGCATCAGTGTTCATTTCACCCCCGTCACCTCTACGCAGGGAAAGAGCACAACATCTGGAGAAAGCACCAGCGTAGCGGAGACCTCAGCGCTTCCTTCTGTCATCCTGAACCCTCAGATCCAGCCCACCACCCAGGGGAACGGGACCTCGCCGAACACCTCATGTGTCCTGATCAGCTTGCCCAAAAACAGCACCCAGTTCCTTCTGTGCCCTCCACGTCAACCACAGGCAACACCTCCAAAGTCAGGCACCGTCATGCCCACACAAGCCCAGCCTGCCCATCAGCTGAGCATCCCGAAGATGCAAGCCCTGTCCAAAACACCTGTGCCCTCACCTTTCCACACCAAGAACTCCTCTGAAGTCCGGATCTGTGACAGATTCCTGTTAAATATGTGTCAGGAAGGGGACAAGTGTAAGATGCACCACACGCCCTTCCCGTTCCACTGGCAGCTGTGGTGTGTGACCACCCACCAGTGGGTCAGCATCTCCACTCACTCGCAGGTCTTACTAGAGAGGATCTACTGCGATGTCAGCCACGACGTTGTTCACATTAACGATGG AAATGTCCACTACAGTCTGAACCTTGACTCGATGGAGTTGGACGATTCATCTAAATATGACGCCGTGAGACGACTGACAACCTCTGATAAGAACCCCTACTTTCCCAGCACCTGGAAAACCTACTGGTGGAACGGCCTCGTCTGGAAAGAGTACAACAAG AATGTGTCCAACTTGCTGCTGAGGAAAATGCGTGAAAAGAAATCTGAGTGTTTCTTTCAAATCAACGCACAAGAATACAAGCTGGACTTCACCAGGATGACCCAGATTCATGTCAACTCAGGGTTGGAGAGAAGAGTTCGCTGCAGACCGATCTACCGCTCCCCTGAGTCCATGCTGCCGTACCTACA CACGGGAATCATCACTAATTCCCCCGATGCGACCAGGGATCCTCCAGGAGCAAACTTCAGCGTGGACCCGCTGGAGGAGTTTAGCTCCTGGTATCCTCCAGTGTGGTGTCTGCCCTCAGAGGACGACTACAAACTGGTGACTGTTCCAGCAGGGACACAGGCGTACTGCACAGTCCGAAACCTTTTCTGCGAGGGCATGCCAGAGACCAAAGTGGACATCATCAGCATCCAACAGGTCCAGAACCTGCTCCACTGGGACAAGTACCAAAG GCACAAAGCCCACATGCAGAAGCAGAACACCAAGTCCAAGGAGCCGCTGGAGAGACATCTCTTCCACGGGACAACTGAAAAGGCCTCAAGAAACATCTGCCACAACAACTTTGACCCTCGCGTTGCAGGAGTCAACGGAGCATCCAACGGTTTTGGCTCATACTTCGCCACCACCGCCTCCTACTCCAACAGCTACTCAGCTAAGGAGGGGCCAGCGGAGATTCGCCACATGTTCCTGGCCAAAGTTCTGGTGGGGCGGGTGTGTTTGGGAAAGCACAACTACCGCCGCCCACCTCCCGTCACCTCCATGAAGAAGCACTATTGTCTTTATGATTCCTGCGTGGACAACATGGAGAAACCCACcatgtttgtagtttttgaTAGCTGTCAGTGTTACCCATACTACCTGATCAAGTACAGAGACATACCCAAAGAGATTGATATTTGA